DNA sequence from the Podospora pseudocomata strain CBS 415.72m chromosome 2 map unlocalized CBS415.72m_2.2, whole genome shotgun sequence genome:
GTGCTACGACATTGAACATCTCCGAAGTCCCATGTTCTGGCACGTTAGCCCAGTTGACCGCGATGCTCTCCTTGGGTACGCCTATTCGCAGAACCGGGAGAATGAGTTGCTCGAGATTCACCACTGTGTCGGAAAAGAAGTCAGCAAGCACATGCGGAAGAGGACCCGGACGCAGAAGTGCTCAGCCCACAGTGCTTGCAACGCCAGAGTTGAGATCAACGAACGGGACCGCATCGACTACTTCAACCCTTCTCAGGCCCTCTTCTCTGATCATTGCCGTGCAGTCGCTAGCAGGTACCATCTCTGCGATGGTGTCGTCAAGAAAGAGTCCGTCCAAGACATCAGCTTCGACGTGGTCCAAGGCATCTCTGTCAACGACGAACCCCTCTTCACAGTCACCACAGACCGGGGCCCTCAGTATGCCCGAACCGTCGTCCTCTCTGTCGGACCAGCAAATCAACCTTCCATCCCACGTCACGCCTTCAAAGCCTTCTCGGCAACAGAATCCCTCCCTCAAGTCTGCCACAGCACCCAAATCGAAACCTTCCCCGACACCGTCGTTCGCACCAGGATGACCAACGGCCAGAGAACCAAGGTCCTCGTTATCGGCGGCGGTCTCACCTCAGCCCAACTTTCTGACCTCGCCATCCGCAAAGGCGTCACCAAAGTTTGGCACCTGATGCGCAGTCCGATTGCCATCAAGACCTTCGACGTCGAGCTCAGCTGGATGAGCAAATACCGCAACCTCGAACAGGCCTACTTTTACTCTGCCGACACGGACGAGGAGAGATTGCAGATGGTGAGAGCTGccaggggaggtgggagcaTTCCACCGAGATACCACAAAAAGTTGAAGGATCACATCTCTCGTGGCAGGCTGGAGTTGCGGACGGAGACAAAGTTGGTGAATGCGCAGTTTGTAACCACTGAGGCGGGTGGTCGGTGGAAGGTCGAAACTGAGCCGGCGATTGAGGGTATACCGTCATTCGACTTCATCTATTTTGCGACGGGAATTGAGACAGACGTTGCTGCGCTACCGTATCTGCAGACCATGAGGGAAACGCACCCCATtgatgagatgggagggCTGCCGTGCTTGACTGAGCAATTGAAGTGGAAAGATGACGTGCCACTTTTTGTGACAGGAAGACTGGCTTCGCTGAGGTTGGGAGCTGCTGGTCCAAATCTTGGTGGGGCGCGGACGGGTGCTGAGCGGATTGCCTTGGCCATTCAGGAGCATTTTGAGGAGTGCAAACGCGAGGATAAGATCAGTGGGGACATCGCTGCCGCCGATAAGGACGAGAATGAGTGGGAGCGGTTTGTGCTTGGGCGCGGAAGCAAGTATTCATGTTTGGTCGAGCACTAGAGATGAGCAAGTACCCCGAAATGGAAAGAGTGAAGCATTCGCCGTGTCCGATTTCAGATGGGAGATGTGAGATGTGGTGAAGAAGTGGACCCGGATGTCGTCAAATCAAGGACTGGCGACGCCGGAGCGGGAGCCGGCAAGTGGGGCTCTTGCAGACGCGATCGGTCGGCCTTTCCGTTGCATCCGACTGCCAGCCGTCCAAGTCTAACATCATAGCTTCGCTTAAGCCAATCGCAATAATTGAATGAAACGATGTTACTCCAATTCTAAAACATGCGATTGAGTCTGTTGGGAATGTTacagaaagcaaaaagaagccgaggTTCAAGCCGTTGTTTCTCAACGTTTTTTTCACTGTTAAATCCACTTGGCTGTTGGCTTGGCATAAAAGATAAAATACAGTGGAGATCAGGGGCTCCATTGTAGACCCTGTACCCTAACCCTTCGTtctctcctttttctctcaGTCATCTCCATGCGAGCCCGATTGATGAGAGAATGTGGCACAGCTGCATTTTTTATTATAGTCGGTAGCTAGAGAAAAGCAGAGCCTCATCAGGGGTCGTATTAGCTCCTGTAGGACCATGCCTGGTCCCTGCGTTGGCACATGTCAAAGATGATTCGGTGTTGCATTGTCAAAATCAGGGTCAAATCTGACAGGGCTGATCCGCAGGGATGCCTTGATGCTGCATGGTCCTTGTCAACATGCTGCCAACGATGAGACTCCACACACGCGATGGGACCCGATAAGCAATGCTGACCTACCACATTTGTGACTGCCTGACGGCTCGACAACGCCATCTTGAGTCCTATCAGGGCATTTCCTGGACAAAAGCATGGGTCGTGTGTCTATCCCTGAACCAATACGTTAGCTTAAGATTGTGACACCCGCCAATCTGATCCAGCCTCGAACATATTTAATGACAGCGTTATCCCTCGTCAGACAGAGATGTTTCTAGCCTTAtccttgtttttgtttttcacAACTCTCTTATCCTCGTGGTGAAATATCACGCTCATTCTCACCCTCACTCCCACATCGCCACCCCTTCACACCCACCATCCAGTTGTTacctctccaactcccatccatcatgacagccacaacccccctAAAAGTAATAATAATCGGCGGCGGCCCCATCggcctcaccctcgcccaaaTCCTCACCTCCGCCGGTGTCgacttcaccatcctcgaaCGCCGCTCCACCGTCACCCCCGAAGAAGGCGCCGGCATCGCCATCGGACCCACCTCCTTCCGCCTCTACGAccagctcggcctccttccccaaatggaagccatctccacccccatcccccacaaGCACGTCCTCCAACGCGACGGCAAAGTCTACAACTCGTACGAATTCCACCTCCGCGCCTGCCACGGCCGCGCAATGgccttcctccaccgtctcGACCTCGTCACCACTTTATTCAGCACCCTCCCGGATGACGCCAAAGCCAAAATCCACGTCAACAAATCCCTCTCCGACATCGCCCTCACCCCTGAAGGCGTAACCGTCACCTGCGCCGATGGCACTTCCTACAACGGCACCCTCGTCATCGGCGCAGACGGCGTCCACTCCAAAACCCGCAAGATAATgaactccctctccaacgccCCAGAGTCCGAAACCCTCCCCTTTGAAACAACCTTTCAAGGCCTCTTCGGTAACTTCCCCCGACTATCCCTCCCCGGCTCGGAAATCGAGCCAGGCCACGACTGGGAGTGCCATTCCGGCGGTGTGTCTTCCCAGTTCTTCGTCGGGAGGGACAGAGGCTGGTTTATCATCTACCGACCTCTCCCTGGCGGTCCTACGAGGGAAAGAATCGATTACACGGATGAGGACATCAAACAGTTCGCGGAAGATGTCAAGGACATGCATGTGACAAATAAACTGACTTTTGGGGATGTTTTCAAAA
Encoded proteins:
- a CDS encoding uncharacterized protein (EggNog:ENOG503P02C; COG:S), whose product is MPDTSRQTLPHVHDVVIIGAGPCGLAVAARLREKAPGAIFTDEEHRRHRFLHRYGRSMPLKQVRNGRFTCCGRPTVSDTQDLDIMALDATHDDWCGRWNKLFKCYDIEHLRSPMFWHVSPVDRDALLGYAYSQNRENELLEIHHCVGKEVSKHMRKRTRTQKCSAHSACNARVEINERDRIDYFNPSQALFSDHCRAVASRYHLCDGVVKKESVQDISFDVVQGISVNDEPLFTVTTDRGPQYARTVVLSVGPANQPSIPRHAFKAFSATESLPQVCHSTQIETFPDTVVRTRMTNGQRTKVLVIGGGLTSAQLSDLAIRKGVTKVWHLMRSPIAIKTFDVELSWMSKYRNLEQAYFYSADTDEERLQMVRAARGGGSIPPRYHKKLKDHISRGRLELRTETKLVNAQFVTTEAGGRWKVETEPAIEGIPSFDFIYFATGIETDVAALPYLQTMRETHPIDEMGGLPCLTEQLKWKDDVPLFVTGRLASLRLGAAGPNLGGARTGAERIALAIQEHFEECKREDKISGDIAAADKDENEWERFVLGRGSKYSCLVEH
- a CDS encoding uncharacterized protein (EggNog:ENOG503NVII; COG:C), translated to MTATTPLKVIIIGGGPIGLTLAQILTSAGVDFTILERRSTVTPEEGAGIAIGPTSFRLYDQLGLLPQMEAISTPIPHKHVLQRDGKVYNSYEFHLRACHGRAMAFLHRLDLVTTLFSTLPDDAKAKIHVNKSLSDIALTPEGVTVTCADGTSYNGTLVIGADGVHSKTRKIMNSLSNAPESETLPFETTFQGLFGNFPRLSLPGSEIEPGHDWECHSGGVSSQFFVGRDRGWFIIYRPLPGGPTRERIDYTDEDIKQFAEDVKDMHVTNKLTFGDVFKNVNKAGLTQLQEGAVKNRSWKRIGLVGDACDKITPNVGLGYNNGVLDVIVLGNLLKKLNESGEEITEEKVGKLFKEYQAERKEFSEKVDDAARGVIRTVTHTGFMKYLLDRWINPVLGLDKLYGSKVMGPLMAKQQVLEWLEEKNGIDGNIPWAHKGLVVTKA